In Leptolyngbya sp. NIES-2104, the genomic window TTCCACCACATCGCGACCGGATTTTTTATCAAGTGCAGCAGTCGGCTCATCTGCTAGAACGATTTTAGGATGACTGATTAAGGCTCGTGCGATCGCGACTCTTTGTTTCTGTCCTCCAGACAATCCATCCGGGTAATAGTCTGCTCGATGCCCTAATCCAACCGTTTCCAACATCGAGACCGCCATTGCATCTATATCTTGATTGAGATATCGATCGTGCAATTCCAGCGACATTCTCACATTCTGCTTTGCTGTGAGAAACGTCATGAGATTGTGTGCTTGAAAGATATAGCCGATGTTTTTCCGAAGTTGGGTCAATTGTTGTTTCGTAGCTCCTCGGATTTCTTGATCTAGAATCGTTAAGCTACCTTCTTGCGCCGATCGCAATCCACCTAAAAGCGTGAGCAGGGTTGTTTTCCCTGATCCTGAAGGTCCCGTCATAATCACGATTTCGCCTGCATTGATGTCCAGACTAACATCATACAGAACTTGCTTTTTCAGGTTGCCTTGACCAAAGTAATGATTCAAGTTT contains:
- a CDS encoding DevA family ABC transporter ATP-binding protein; the protein is MKPVISVQNLNHYFGQGNLKKQVLYDVSLDINAGEIVIMTGPSGSGKTTLLTLLGGLRSAQEGSLTILDQEIRGATKQQLTQLRKNIGYIFQAHNLMTFLTAKQNVRMSLELHDRYLNQDIDAMAVSMLETVGLGHRADYYPDGLSGGQKQRVAIARALISHPKIVLADEPTAALDKKSGRDVVELMQKLAKEQHCTILLVTHDNRILDIADRIVYMEDGRLVSDGKSAIAAVN